The nucleotide sequence AATCTGTGCATGTGTCCTGTACATCCTGTACATTTGTGTGCTTATCTTCAGCTTAGCTTTTGCACCCTGAGTCAGGCCGTGCTGCTGCTTGCTGCATGCGTGATGTTCATACAGTTTCTAGAGTCTGAATAAAATGGATTCGATTCTGCTGTTTCTTTTTACGATGGACAGCCATTTTGCCTGGGCTAGCAATTCCGAGGTCCATTGCAGATGCTAGTTACTTTAAGCACTGGAAGAAAAGTCACATTACGGTTGCATCTGATACCTCAATGGATCATGATGATAAATCTTACTGGCGTTTGTATATGCTTCAAGCAAGATCAAATAGGAACCATGCAAGCAAGTAGAAGGCCACAAACACATGCATCCAAGTTAAAAGTGATATGTTCCGTCATAATTCACACTACACTGATGAGTTAAAGACATGGAGCTAAATCCCATTGTCATCACACCCTACAGCCTGCATCAACTGCGAAAAGTCACGGCAACCAGCCAACCATGTTCCATCGGCCATCACAACAGCGAagttcatccaccaccaccaggaTAACAAAATGTACAGCAGGGGCCAGGTTTAGCATCTCCGAAGCAGCTCACAGCGGCCCGAGGAAATCACCAGCCAGCGACGCAAGGAGCTGGAACTGGCGGTCAGCCTCCATCCAGCGGAACCCCATGACCTTGAAGCGCACGGCGGTGTCCCTCTCCAGCTTCGAGTGGTCGTTCATGAACATGGGGTTCTCGCCGCCCATGTACTTGTAGTCGCTCATCGACTTCTCTGATAGGAAGATGCTTTCGATCGGCCCAGATTTGAGGAAGACGCCGTGCTTCAGGATCTTCTCCACGGAGCCGACCAAGATCTCCCCCTTCATAGGCCTCTGGGTGATGCAGGTGAATGTGACCGGGAAAAGAACGTCTCCGGTCAGCTCACGAACCTTCCCTTCAGAGATCGTCTTCAGCTCGTTTACAGCAATGTAGTAGCCATGCTCCTTGGAGGCCTTCCTGTTGGTGACGTCCTCCAGAAGACGCACGATGATGGACTTGCGGAGCAGCAGGCCCTTGGGGCTCAGCTGGTCTGGTGAGATCAGCACGTTCCAAGACATCTCCTCCTGAAGGAAAACCATGGTTGACTACCTGCCAAAAGTCAAAATTGTACATGAATATCAGCCTTCAAGTGGTGCAGCAATTCTTCACTGAATATCATAAGGAAACATGCTTAAGGTTTTACAGGCAGGCAAGAATTTAAAACGCATTTCTTCTGCTATAGAGAACACACAGTTGCAAATATACTGTCATAACATTGAAGGTAACTAGTAAAATCCTAAAGAGGCAATGCCATTTCCACCTTGTGTATTAAGACCGTCACGTATCTACAACAACGTATTAGGCATGCTACACTAAAAGCTCAAAACTATGGGTTTTCACTTCTACGTTATACTTCTCAGAAATTTATAGTTCGTTGCTATAAGTTGTACTCTGCAATTGCAGAATAAGTGTGGTTTTGGTCAATTTATATAAATGCATTAAAAGAGTTGTGCTGCGGCATACTTATATAGAAACTTCGCACAAATCTCAAAATAAACTATAGTTAACAGAAGTAACCTCGACATTCTTTTCTCATTGCAGGGAGCAGGAACCATTTCACCACGGGGGACACCAAGGTAATCAAACAACTCTATGTGCATTTGACATGCGCAGACATACCGGTTTTGGGCCCTGTGAGGGCTAACCATGTATACAGAAGTTTGTTCCTGCTAGTTCATTTGCCTACTCGCAACTCAAAATCAGAGAGGACACTTCTTGCAGCGGTCCATTAGTGTGCAAAGATTTCAGAAATTTATCAACATTCAAAGGCTCCAACTATTAGTACCACTAGATTTCTACCATAATTGATGCTAACTTTAACAGGAGGCATAGCATTAAATTAGGAGCAACAGATAAAATCCTAAAGAGGAAATAAATGTCTTTCTACAAGCGACTGGGACAATGCCCTTTCTATCTTTTGTATTAAGACCGTTATGTATCTACCGGTTTCACCGCGCAACCCATTTCACAGAACAGCACACCAAAGTAATCAAACAACTCTATGTGCATTTGACATGCGCAGACATACCGGTTTTGGGGCCTTTAACGACTAACCTTGTATACGGAAAGTTTGTTCCTGCTAGTTCATTTGCTTACTCGCAACTCAAAATCAGAGAAGACGTTTCTTGCGGCGGTCCCTTAGTGCGGAAAGATTTCAGAAATTTATCAGCATTCAAAGGCTCCAACTATTAGTACTACTAGATTTCTGCCATGATTGATGCTAACTTTAACAGGGGACATAGTCAAATACAGTGACCAAAAGGCGGGCATGGATTTACAATGGCTATCAACATACTGACCATGAATAGATATGTGCTTCCTGTCGGCACAAAATTCTGTGCAAAGTTTTTTTTTTTAGAATCACCGGGGAGGAAGTTTCCCCATCTGAATATAAAGTGGCCAACATGCCAAGAGTTTGATCtagtttataaggaaaaccggatCAAAAACCGATCATAGCAGCCCAGTTTATAAGGGAAACTAGGCCAAAAAACGCACAAGCGACAAAGCCTCGTCGACCACACGACACAAGGCTACAACCGCACCAAAACACACACCCTCGGatccggagccgccgctccgactTCCACCACTCGTAGGCAAGCCGCACCGCTGCAGAAAACTGACGCCTTATAGCCCATGCTACACGAGACGCCCGCCTGCAGACCACAAACGACGCGCCAAAATCCGAGGCCACTGCCTCGATGTGCCAGCCAGACCGACCCCTCGGGTCGCATCGACCGGGTCAACGAACTCGCTACCTACACAGCACCAGGTCGCCACCCACACAATGCAAAGGCACAGCCCTGCCCCATAGAGTCATGAATGCAAATGCATTGCAATCCGAGGCCGCCGCCTTGGCGCTCATCCACCAAGGAGGTGCAAGGCTTTGTTAGGAGAGCATGAAAGCATTTCGAACAAAATTAAGAACAAAAGCAGCAGTATATGCAGAACTAGGTCCGGTGTCGGATAACTAACAAAGGAGACATTACTGAGGGAGGGCACCAGATCATCTTTcctgaacctgcaacatttcagaCTGAAACGCATACAATTTCAAGTGGAGTTTGGAACCTGCGAAAAATTTCCTGACCTGGGCACGGCATGAATAGAGATCTCGCATGAATAATACTACGTCTTTAACCCCGTTAATAACCAGGGAATGCATGGATGGACTAGAAGCAACGAGTGGGGTTTCTAGGACTTCAGGTAAACCCCCAAAATTTGGGGGAAAGCAAGTTTCTGCAAGAACAATCGAACCTAGAACGCGACTAGATGGGTCCTTGCAAAGAAAGACTCGGGTTTGGTTGCTCGCATTCAGCAGCGAACGAGAATCGCGCGTTGGTTAGGAAAAAAAGGACAGGAAATCCCCACGATCTCAGATTTTAGGTTAAAAGAGCAGCAATAGGCAAGGGGAGAAGCGGATAAATGTAGACAGGGGAGAGGCTGTTACCTGAACGCCGCCCCTCGCCAGACCTGTGGTTGCCGCCGCTCGCCGGCTAGGTCGCGCCGCAGGTGGTTGGGCTCTGTTGCGGGTCGCCGCTGTGTCCACAGAGAGAGAAATGGGAAGAGACGAGAGACTGGtaacaggtactccctccgttcataaatactTTGTCCTCgcaaatggttgtatctagacttattttaattATAGATAtatcaattttattcatttttgaaAATAAGTATTTCTGAACGAAGGGAGTAGCTATTTACATCAAGATGGCATGCCTCATCTTCTCCCCGAAATTATGGCTGCTGCCATCACACATTGTTTTTTTAACAAACCAGAGGCGCCCAAGGCGTCAAGTTTCATCAAACTTTGCTGAGGGATAAGTTTTCTTTTTTGAGGGTTGCTCAGGGACAAGTTACAACATGGATCgttactgtcggatttcgggttccgacaaaacccttgaggtttgaacactggggtgcgcacgaagatctctctctccctagatcgctCTCACTGCAAtcacaaggcctagctcgacgaacccaaaaaacaagagacacaatagtttataccggttcgggccaccgatgtggtgtaataccctactccagcgtgatgtggtggattgcctcttgggctgaggataaacagttacaagggaagaacagcctcctgaggagaggtgttcttgtgctcggtgagcttgtgtggtagaGGACGATCTAAATGAtccccctttctatggtggtggctagtcctatttatagaggccctggtcctcttcccaaatattgagcgggaagggatcccacaacggccaaattcgaagggagacagctagtacaagttatcctgactaaaggtggtcttcgtctgccaaaggctctggtggtgacgccgtcttgggctccacggtgacctctgtcctgccgtcctgctggtcttggacttgttgcaccgatatggaaacctttgactgatgcctcgggactcctcgcctgcgctttcccctttagcaccaaagaggaaacgaggacactgcgcccgctggcgtccgcctggctccaatcatcatggcttgcgtcacaggaacctcgcgaggtgtcccttgccttgatctctccgcccctcgcgagccagcctggtgcggccgctcgtgaggaggtcttgcatcgttcgcctcgcgaggcttgggcccctcgcgagggtcttgagtgtttgttggtgaagatgggccgtacatggCCGCTGGTGGGGCCATgctgtgggccacaggcaggcaagttcgGGGAcacccgttcctaggacgccgacagtagcccccgggctcaaggcgcgctcggacttggcttcgaggcgaagccaaagggcaagtgcggagcgccgcggaccccaacagcctgcggccccgcTCGATGCGTGACGACCGATTGAACGTGGCAGCCCCGCTTCCCCATacagccttgatatccgcctggctaggcggcctcGGCGTCCTACACAGTTATTTCCCCATTGTTGGCAACGCACTCCCCAACTTCTCCGCTTCTTCGAACCTCAGCTTCCTCTCCCAATCCGACCTGAGCTCAGTCATTTCCAACGCCATGGCACCGAACCGAACGGAGAAATggaagaagcccctgtcctcaGCCAGCCCGCCTCTGGCCGTCGAGCCCGCCGTCGGCCGATCGCGGGTGCTCAATcgggaggccatggacaaggttcGCCCTACGCTCGCCACCAGCTTCAACGAATGGGGAGGGACGGTGTCCTGGCCTGCGTCCCGAGTTTCTGTTGATAGAACAACCACCGAGGTCCAATTCTTCATTGACGCCCTGTGGGTCGGCCTGgtccctcccttctccgccttcttcaacgccgtgctttttCATTACCAGATTCATATGTTGCACATAGATCCCCAATCTGTCGCTCTTCTTGCCATCTTttccttcgtctgcgaggccatggtgggcatcacaCCCTCCGTGGCCcttctgcgccatttcttctcgctgcacctgaccgacCACGGGCAATGCTCGGGGTgcttgagcttccaggccgtggtgGCGACGGCCGGCCCAGGGATTGACTTTGAACTTCCGCCGCCCGCGAGCGGGTTTCGGACgcggtgggtgtatgtggatgtcggagtgctcaacTCTTTGCTCTTGCCTCCGTCGACGCCCGCCGTCCCCAGCTTCGGCTGGAATAACGAGAAGCTTGCGAGCCCCCGCCTCGCCTTcgtctggctccggttgaagaggctgaaagatcttggcttgactgcgcccatggtgatgaaggagttcctccgacgccgcgtcgccccactccagcgccattcccagccGATGTTGGCCCTGTTTGTCAgccaggatcgcatgaggcttcaggagtcggggCTTCCGCTCGAGGCGCAAAGAATGGTGCTCGAGGTCCTGGCGGGCGACCCCTCGCCAGCCGATATGCCACTGGAGGGCTGTCTCTTGTACTGCTGCTCAAACAGGGTGGAGTTCACCGGGCAGATGCCCCCCTTTGATGAATGGGGGCTACGTCCAGTAGGCCTTGAggggtcccgcgagaaccccgtcaccGTGGTTCCCCTCCTTGTCGTCGGCGTCgaacttgccccaagagtggacgcaggggggcaagcaccactgGAGGCCAGAGGTGTGGGTTCCGAGGTGTCAACGCCGTCCGTGGCTCCTGAGGCGCCATCTCTAGGAGCCCGTGACTCTCGCTCTGGGGTGGCAGTTGAGGGGGCGACACAATCCGCTGCTCCTAAGGCCGAAGCTCCCGAGGCCCTAGTAGGTCATTGCGAGGCGGAACCCGACGACTCTCCCCAGCTTGGCGCTCCTAAGGTCGCTTCCTCGGGCGCTTCACCAGCCGCGCCCTGCGCTGGTCGCCACGTCCAACGCTTCGGCCGGCTCCGTGTAGACTTTgatgcgctccgcaagaggaaggggtccccaagctgCAGCAGCGGCGCCTTCCGGCCgttgaaacagaggaagtacatcgccatagatgagtaagtgcCTTATCTTTGTAATTCCTTGAGTGCTACTTCCCTTCCTGATGGTGGCTCTTCAAGATCCCTTCTGCTAAGGCCGTGAAGCCTCCTgggaagcaacctcctcctgcctcgaaTCTCCCGCTGGCCTAGAGCGTCCCAAGCCAGCATGCCACCCCCGGTGCGAGGTCAGCCGGAGAGGCAGACACGCTAGCTTGGCGCCTCGAGCCCGCGCTCCTGCCATCTCTTCTTCGTGGCATCGCCAGGGGTACGATGATCTTGccgagggctcctcctctggttgtaGACGGCGGCTGGATGGCTTCGGTCTTGGTTTCTTCTTCGAGTAGCGAGCCTCAACTCAACCGGGCTCTCGCTGAAGCCCAGTCGGCGACCGTGGGGGCGCCATCCCCCATCCCCCTGCGAAAAGGGGGCGAGCCGCTTCGGATCCCGTTGACGACCCCCGCTGCGGAGGACGGAATCGGTCGCGCGCTCAAGTTTGCGCACGAACGGAGTGTCGTCTGCCACGAGCTCTTtcgggaggcgatgggcgcgaggAGCCGGCTTGGCGGGGAACTCGTGGATGTAGACgtgcgcctcgaggccgagggtcttcggctgatggaggagcgacataaactgaaggtggccatcaacctcgggcgccaccagcgcgagcttgataCTGCGAAGGTCGCGGAGTCTCTTGCGACCTCACATGAGGCCTGCGCTCGAGCCTTGGAAGAAGCCCGGGAAGCTAATCGTCGCCGCGACATCGCAGAGAAACGCgagtgggagctccaagcctggagcgcctccttggagcagcaagtgAAGGCGCGCAAGGCCGCCCTAGCGTCGATGAAGGGGAtgcctgccgaggaggaagagatcctgaaGCGCGAGGAAGCGCTGGCACTGGAAGCCACGGAGCacagccttgagcttgagcggttggagacgagggagcgccaagtcgcCCAAGCGGAGGATGCTGTCGGTGCACGcgaggccagggcccaggaggaggtcgatcaccgggtggccgaggctcgcacGGATCTTGTgggtaggtacgacctgaagctgaagcttgtGGAAGCCGAAGCTGTGGGCAGGACTACTGCCCTCAAGTTAGGGTTGGCTGAGGCGGGACATCACGAgaaagccgccgcagccgccctgatCTCAGTCCAAGTTGAGCTGGCTtccgcccgtgccgagctgctttctcttcagcAGCGGGTCGCCAGCACCGAGTCCTTCGCGCAACAGAGCAGGAAGGAAGCGCTCTGGCGGTAGACACTGGAgcgcgtgcacgcccccatgctccaaagCCTCAGGATCAGAGCCAATGCGGCGCTGGGCACCATCTGCAACGAAGATGCCCCTCATCCCCACTCGAACGATTACGCCAGTCGCCTCCTtttcttcaccgatgtggtgacacGCCTAGAGAATCGATccgagagggctcgcgagcttgttgaagagaggagccgcggcctgctcaggcgcgcgttctcccgcgtcttcagccacctccagaacacctaccccaacttcaattttgacgccgccattgcccttGTGCttgaggccatccggggcgacctggggCGCTGGgtagaagacaatgtggatgctctagtcagggccttcacctccgaGGACGACGCGATGGTGGTCGCGACGGATGAAAGTGATGTGGTCGACGATGGTGTGGGCGACGCCGGCAATGGTGCCAGCGACGCGTCTGAGGGCGACCCGGAGGACGCGGTGAGCGATATGTCCGATTGAGCATGTGCTTCCTTGTTGTTGACCCTGCATGTGAAAGCTCGGGCACGACCCTgaaagttgtaagagcattttgggagggggagcccctcatgtaaacagattactgCCTCTATTCATTAGGCCAAACTGGAGATGTGTTTTTATGAGCCCATGAGTCCCACCGCGAGCTTACTGCTGCAGTTTACCTTAGTCAGGGCCAGTTCCAAACCGGCTCATGAGGTCATGAGCTTCTGAGGGTCCTGCCAATCCGTCCGAGAGGGCCTTGTGAGGAGCAAGCGCCAGCCATGGAAGGACGTGCGCGCAACGCGTGTGCGCCGCGCCCAACCACCGCTTGCAAGGAGCTCGCGAGGGGGGAGGCAATACGCGCAAACTCCGAATCAACGCAAGGAACCAGATCGCAAGAAAACGCACGAACGATAAAAGACACCCCCCGCGCAcaccaatgaaaattcaacttcaaacttaaatccaaagccagaaaaCAGGGCTAGAGAAAAGAGattaaaagcaaatggccgcgtccggcgcctagtctagtcttcttgtcttctcaccagcacggagctaagtgctgccactaggatgtgggagggagccctcgaggcctgaggacggcactccagagactccggggcatgtacaaccccactcattattacgtcagagtgtcacgagcgaagaccttcacaggcgcgagccttacttcatatcgccggacgaggggcccgccttgcgccaccctcgaccaccattggggcgtccggaaaccaagacgaagccaaggggcaaagggaacgccagcggcgccctcggcgaccacgggtcctttgtcgggggaaggctcgccaggacctccccggcagagggcctacctccgggggatgCCCTGCTCTGCGcgatgcggggaggggccttgctcccgacTCCTTCCCTGtagcccccagtgcgctcctcctaGTGGAAGGGAGGCTGTCGAGCTGGGGCCACCGTCTGCCGCTGTGACCTGATCCTCCTGCgaccatggttagcgtaagcttgctcctgagagattagtggtaccctgtagctgttgtcgccAGCATGGTCGGTGAGGCTCCCGGGAGGCTCCTGGAAGGCCTAagcttctagcgcctcctcctcccagcctggctcgaggaacgagccggggCCGTCTTCCAGTGTGTACTCCTgagtccatcatgcggggcatgtAGGCCTCCGAGGCCATCGCCCCGAAGACCTCgtcgaagtgccccacgctccacgttGCCCAGCCTAGCGCGCCACCCTAATGATGGTAGGGCGGCATCCCGCTGGGGCCGCGGGTGGCAACACTCATGCCCGCGCTCATCGGAGGTGGCGCGGGTGCGATTGGGCGTCCGGTGCTGCTAGTTGTGCTGGTGTCAATGAAACCTCCTGGCGTGCCTGGGGGCACGCGGGCACGGCGAGGCCCGCCATGCGATCTGGCCACGGCCTGAGGTGTAAGCAGggagcagaagggcggtgctcccaAGGCCGTGGcatccagtagctcggcgacgcactccagcaatgcatcccggccgctctccatcagtcggcatcgcagcagctcccgagccacctTGAGCgtggccctcatgtttgcttgttcccgtcgggtgtgcggcgccgtggccgcagcgtagcttgaggcccttgcggttGCCCGCGCTTGCCGTGGAGTAAGGGTGGATGGCATTtgaccgcgccgcccgcgccccacaGCGTTTGGCGGTGCAAGTGCCGCCTAGGGTgcagggttgaggtcttcttgggtggaCGACATcgcccgggctggccaagctgcccagcg is from Triticum aestivum cultivar Chinese Spring chromosome 1B, IWGSC CS RefSeq v2.1, whole genome shotgun sequence and encodes:
- the LOC123113234 gene encoding DNA-directed RNA polymerase V subunit 7 produces the protein MVFLQEEMSWNVLISPDQLSPKGLLLRKSIIVRLLEDVTNRKASKEHGYYIAVNELKTISEGKVRELTGDVLFPVTFTCITQRPMKGEILVGSVEKILKHGVFLKSGPIESIFLSEKSMSDYKYMGGENPMFMNDHSKLERDTAVRFKVMGFRWMEADRQFQLLASLAGDFLGPL